Proteins encoded by one window of Bubalus bubalis isolate 160015118507 breed Murrah chromosome 4, NDDB_SH_1, whole genome shotgun sequence:
- the MFAP5 gene encoding microfibrillar-associated protein 5 isoform X1: MVVHGRKAYMRLSQPVKGAAPSLISVIITFGTRVVGQIRSPFQGVALFILHPSQSGTEKERDTFNNQRARWKEQRTINNMVFFGPKVLLLLTTLIMSSGRIPLGVSGQRGDDVTTVTSETFTEDPILADIKPSTDDLASLNDKNTTTECRDEKFACTRLYSVHRPIKQCLHQICFTSSRRMYVINNEICSRLVCKEHEAMKDELCRQKAGLPPRRLRRSNYFRLPPCDNVNLQGPSGL, encoded by the exons ATGGTGGTTCATGGAAGAAAGGCATATATGAGATTGAGCCAACCCGTCAAGGGAGCAGCACCATCTCTCATCAGTGTGATCATAACCTTTGGAACGAGGGT AGTAGGCCAAATTCGAAGTCCTTTCCAGGGAGTGGCCCTGTTCATCTTACACCCCAGCCAAAGTGgaacagagaaggagagagacacaTTCAACAACCAAAGGGCTCGGTGGAAAGAGCAGAGAACCATCAACA ACATGGTGTTCTTCGGACCCAAAGTGCTCCTGCTTCTCACCACCCTCATCATGTCCTCTG GCCGGATACCCCTAGGGGTCAGCGGACAGCGAGGAG ATGATGTGACCACAGTGACTTCAGAAACATTCACAGAAGATCCTA TTCTGGCTGATATCAAGCCTTCCACCGATGACCTGG CCTCACTCAACGACAAAAATACTACCACAG AGTGCCGGGATGAGAAATTTGCCTGCACAAGACTCTACTCCGTGCATCGGCCAATCAAGCAATGCCTCCATCAGATATGCTTCACCAG TTCACGGCGTATGTATGTCATCAACAATGAGATCTGCTCCCGTCTTGTCTGTAAAGAACACGAAGCTATGAAAG ATGAACTCTGCCGTCAGAAGGCTGGTCTGCCCCCAAGGCGACTCCGACGCTCCAACTACTTCCGCCTTCCTCCCTGTGATAATGTGAATTTGCAGGGACCCAGTGGTCTGTGA
- the MFAP5 gene encoding microfibrillar-associated protein 5 isoform X2, whose protein sequence is MVVHGRKAYMRLSQPVKGAAPSLISVIITFGTRVVGQIRSPFQGVALFILHPSQSGTEKERDTFNNQRARWKEQRTINNMVFFGPKVLLLLTTLIMSSGRIPLGVSGQRGDDVTTVTSETFTEDPNLVNDPATDETASLNDKNTTTECRDEKFACTRLYSVHRPIKQCLHQICFTSSRRMYVINNEICSRLVCKEHEAMKDELCRQKAGLPPRRLRRSNYFRLPPCDNVNLQGPSGL, encoded by the exons ATGGTGGTTCATGGAAGAAAGGCATATATGAGATTGAGCCAACCCGTCAAGGGAGCAGCACCATCTCTCATCAGTGTGATCATAACCTTTGGAACGAGGGT AGTAGGCCAAATTCGAAGTCCTTTCCAGGGAGTGGCCCTGTTCATCTTACACCCCAGCCAAAGTGgaacagagaaggagagagacacaTTCAACAACCAAAGGGCTCGGTGGAAAGAGCAGAGAACCATCAACA ACATGGTGTTCTTCGGACCCAAAGTGCTCCTGCTTCTCACCACCCTCATCATGTCCTCTG GCCGGATACCCCTAGGGGTCAGCGGACAGCGAGGAG ATGATGTGACCACAGTGACTTCAGAAACATTCACAGAAGATCCTA ATCTGGTGAATGATCCTGCTACAGATGAAACAG CCTCACTCAACGACAAAAATACTACCACAG AGTGCCGGGATGAGAAATTTGCCTGCACAAGACTCTACTCCGTGCATCGGCCAATCAAGCAATGCCTCCATCAGATATGCTTCACCAG TTCACGGCGTATGTATGTCATCAACAATGAGATCTGCTCCCGTCTTGTCTGTAAAGAACACGAAGCTATGAAAG ATGAACTCTGCCGTCAGAAGGCTGGTCTGCCCCCAAGGCGACTCCGACGCTCCAACTACTTCCGCCTTCCTCCCTGTGATAATGTGAATTTGCAGGGACCCAGTGGTCTGTGA
- the MFAP5 gene encoding microfibrillar-associated protein 5 isoform X3 yields the protein MVFFGPKVLLLLTTLIMSSGRIPLGVSGQRGDDVTTVTSETFTEDPNLVNDPATDETVLADIKPSTDDLASLNDKNTTTECRDEKFACTRLYSVHRPIKQCLHQICFTSSRRMYVINNEICSRLVCKEHEAMKDELCRQKAGLPPRRLRRSNYFRLPPCDNVNLQGPSGL from the exons ATGGTGTTCTTCGGACCCAAAGTGCTCCTGCTTCTCACCACCCTCATCATGTCCTCTG GCCGGATACCCCTAGGGGTCAGCGGACAGCGAGGAG ATGATGTGACCACAGTGACTTCAGAAACATTCACAGAAGATCCTA ATCTGGTGAATGATCCTGCTACAGATGAAACAG TTCTGGCTGATATCAAGCCTTCCACCGATGACCTGG CCTCACTCAACGACAAAAATACTACCACAG AGTGCCGGGATGAGAAATTTGCCTGCACAAGACTCTACTCCGTGCATCGGCCAATCAAGCAATGCCTCCATCAGATATGCTTCACCAG TTCACGGCGTATGTATGTCATCAACAATGAGATCTGCTCCCGTCTTGTCTGTAAAGAACACGAAGCTATGAAAG ATGAACTCTGCCGTCAGAAGGCTGGTCTGCCCCCAAGGCGACTCCGACGCTCCAACTACTTCCGCCTTCCTCCCTGTGATAATGTGAATTTGCAGGGACCCAGTGGTCTGTGA